One part of the Chloroflexota bacterium genome encodes these proteins:
- a CDS encoding rhomboid family intramembrane serine protease: MLPPAEDPTQTTPSPPRTVSLPLPVARPVLTWAILAINLLVFLAMTLAGGSENAAVLVQFGAKVNGRIAAGEYWRFFTPMFIHIGIMHLAFNSYALFALGTEVERLFGNVPFGVLYLLSGAAGVVASFAFNDHLSAGASGAIFGLIGALGYFFARYRNLLGRAGRRQFVNIVLVAAYNLAFGFLYPGVDNHGHLGGLIAGVALGWALCPDYGVVRDWQGTPAQVVNTRTRQRRLLLTLPLLVALVGGAGAAVRAQRDSFAVRMERGAARLDAGDLNGALADFSQAAQARPDSAEAHFMLGYVQFAQQDYAGAANSFEKAVALREDWSEAHWNLALAYVRLGQYQDAASHLQVYLSLVGSDAERREAQRLLGELSQFR; this comes from the coding sequence ATGCTGCCCCCCGCAGAAGACCCAACCCAGACGACCCCAAGCCCGCCGCGGACGGTGTCCCTGCCGCTGCCTGTGGCCCGACCTGTCCTCACGTGGGCGATTCTCGCCATCAACCTGCTGGTCTTCCTGGCGATGACCCTGGCCGGCGGCTCCGAGAACGCCGCTGTCCTGGTGCAGTTCGGCGCCAAGGTCAACGGGCGCATCGCCGCGGGCGAGTATTGGCGGTTCTTCACGCCGATGTTCATCCACATTGGCATCATGCACCTGGCGTTCAACTCGTATGCGCTGTTCGCGCTGGGCACCGAGGTGGAGCGCCTCTTCGGCAACGTCCCCTTCGGAGTTCTCTATCTCCTGTCGGGCGCTGCGGGCGTCGTCGCCAGTTTCGCTTTCAACGATCACCTTTCGGCGGGGGCATCGGGCGCGATCTTCGGGTTGATCGGGGCGCTGGGCTACTTCTTCGCGCGCTACCGCAACCTGCTGGGGCGGGCCGGGCGGCGGCAGTTTGTCAACATCGTGTTGGTGGCCGCGTATAACCTGGCCTTCGGGTTCTTGTATCCGGGCGTGGACAACCACGGCCATCTGGGCGGCCTCATCGCGGGCGTGGCGCTGGGTTGGGCGCTGTGCCCCGACTACGGCGTCGTGCGCGACTGGCAGGGAACGCCCGCCCAGGTAGTGAACACGCGCACGCGCCAACGCCGCCTGCTCCTCACGCTGCCGCTACTGGTCGCGCTCGTCGGCGGCGCGGGGGCCGCCGTGCGCGCGCAGAGGGATTCCTTCGCCGTGCGCATGGAGCGAGGCGCCGCCCGCCTAGACGCCGGCGACCTGAACGGCGCGCTGGCCGATTTCTCCCAGGCGGCGCAGGCGCGCCCCGATTCGGCCGAAGCCCACTTCATGCTGGGCTATGTGCAGTTTGCCCAACAGGACTACGCGGGCGCAGCCAATTCCTTTGAGAAAGCCGTGGCCCTGCGCGAAGACTGGAGCGAGGCGCACTGGAACCTTGCCCTGGCCTACGTGCGGCTCGGTCAGTATCAGGACGCGGCGAGCCACCTGCAGGTGTATTTGTCGCTTGTCGGCTCCGATGCGGAACGGAGGGAAGCGCAGCGCCTCCTGGGCGAGTTGAGCCAGTTCCGCTAG